From the genome of Desmodus rotundus isolate HL8 chromosome 2, HLdesRot8A.1, whole genome shotgun sequence, one region includes:
- the SLITRK3 gene encoding SLIT and NTRK-like protein 3 translates to MMKPSVAETLHRGRMLWIILLSTIALGWTTPIPLIEDSEEIDEPCFDPCYCEVKESLFHIHCDSKGFTNISQITEFWSRPFKLYLQRNSMRKLYTNSFLHLNNAVSINLGNNALQDIQTGAFNGLKILKRLYLHENKLDVFRNDTFLGLESLEYLQADYNVIKRIESGAFRNLSKLRVLILNDNLIPMLPTNLFKAVSLTHLDLRGNRLKVLFYRGMLDHIGRSLMELQLEENPWNCTCEIVQLKSWLERIPYTALVGDITCETPFHFHGKDLREIRKTELCPLLSDSEVEASLGIPHLSSNKENAWPTKPSSMLSSVHFTASSVEYKSSNKQPKPTKQPRTPRPPSTSQALYPGPNQPPIAPYQTRPPIPIICPTGCTCNLHINDLGLTVNCKERGFNNISELLPRPLNAKKLYLSSNLIQKIYRSDFWNFSSLDLLHLGNNRISYVQDGAFINLPNLKSLFLNGNDIEKLTPGMFRGLQSLHYLYFEFNVIREIQPAAFSLMPNLKLLFLNNNLLRTLPTDAFAGTSLARLNLRKNYFLYLPVAGVLEHLNAIVQIDLNENPWDCTCDLVPFKQWIETISSVSVVGDVLCRSPENLTHRDVRTIELEVLCPEMLHTAPAGASPAQPGDPHLPGGPTSASPYEFSPPGGPVPLSVLILSLLVLFFSAVFVTAGLFAYVLRRRRKKLPFRSKRQEGVDLTGIQMQCHRLFEDGGGGGGGSGGGGRPNLSSPEKAPPVGHVYEYIPHPVTQMCNNPIYKPREEEEVAVASVQEAGSAERGGAGTQPPGMGEVLLGSEQFAETPKENHSNYRTLLEKEKEWALAVSSSQLNTIVTVNHHHPHPHHPAVGGVSGVVAGTGGDMAGFCHHEKNGGVVLFPPGGGCGGGSILLDRERPQPAPCSVGFVDCLYGTVPKLKELHVHPPGMQYPDLQQDARLKETLLFSAGKGFTNHQTQKSDYLELRAKLQTKPDYLEVLEKTAYRF, encoded by the coding sequence ATGATGAAACCTTCTGTAGCTGAGACACTTCACAGAGGAAGGATGCTGTGGATTATTCTTCTAAGCACAATTGCTCTAGGATGGACTACCCCGATTCCCCTGATAGAGGACTCAGAGGAAATAGATGAGCCCTGTTTTGATCCATGCTACTGTGAAGTTAAGGAAAGCCTCTTTCATATACATTGTGACAGTAAAGGATTTACAAATATTAGTCAGATTACTGAGTTCTGGTCAAGACCGTTTAAACTGTATCTGCAGAGGAATTCAATGAGGAAATTGTACACCAacagttttcttcatttgaatAACGCTGTGTCCATTAACCTTGGGAACAATGCATTGCAAGACATTCAAACAGGAGCTTTCAATGGTCTTAAGATTTTAAAGAGGCTGTATCTACATGAGAACAAACTAGATGTCTTCAGAAATGACACCTTTCTTGGCTTGGAAAGTCTTGAATATCTGCAAGCAGATTACAATGTCATTAAACGTATTGAGAGCGGAGCATTTCGGAACCTAAGTAAACTGAGGGTTTTGATTTTGAATGATAATCTCATCCCCATGCTTCCAACCAATTTATTTAAGGCTGTCTCCTTAACACATTTGGACCTACGTGGAAACAGGTTAAAGGTTCTCTTTTATCGAGGAATGCTGGACCACATTGGCAGAAGCCTGATGGAGCTGCAGCTGGAAGAAAATCCCTGGAACTGCACATGTGAGATTGTGCAACTAAAGAGTTGGCTGGAACGCATTCCTTACACTGCCCTGGTGGGAGACATCACCTGTGAGACCCCTTTCCACTTCCATGGGAAGGACCTGAGAGAAATCCGGAAGACAGAACTCTGCCCTTTGTTGTCGGACTCTGAGGTGGAGGCTAGTTTGGGGATTCCCCACTTGTCATCCAACAAGGAGAATGCATGGCCAACTAAGCCTTCCTCCATGTTGTCCTCTGTCCATTTTACTGCTTCTTCTGTTGAATACAAGtcttcaaataaacaacccaagCCCACAAAACAACCCCGAACACCAAGGCCACCTTCTACATCCCAAGCTTTATATCCTGGTCCAAACCAACCTCCCATCGCTCCTtaccagaccagaccacccattCCCATTATATGCCCTACTGGGTGTACCTGTAATTTGCACATCAATGACCTTGGCTTGACTGTCAACTGCAAAGAGCGAGGATTTAATAATATTTCTGAACTTCTCCCAAGGCCACTGAATGCCAAGAAACTGTACCTGAGTAGCAATCTGATTCAGAAAATATACCGTTCTGATTTTTGGAATTTCTCTTCATTGGATCTCTTGCATCTCGGGAACAATCGCATCTCCTATGTCCAGGATGGGGCTTTTATCAACTTGCCCAACCTAAAGAGCCTCTTTCTCAATGGCAATGATATTGAAAAACTGACACCGGGCATGTTCCGAGGCCTACAGAGTTTGCACTATTTGTACTTCGAGTTCAATGTCATCCGGGAAATCCAGCCTGCAGCCTTCAGCCTCATGCCCAACTTGAAGCTGCTATTCCTTAACAACAACTTGCTGAGGACTCTACCAACAGACGCCTTTGCAGGCACATCCTTGGCTCGGCTCAACTTGAGGAAAAACTACTTCCTTTACCTTCCTGTGGCTGGTGTTCTAGAACACCTGAATGCCATTGTCCAGATAGACCTCAATGAGAATCCGTGGGACTGTACCTGTGACCTGGTCCCCTTCAAACAGTGGATTGAAACCATCAGCTCAGTCAGTGTAGTAGGTGATGTACTTTGCAGGAGCCCTGAGAACCTCACTCACCGGGATGTGCGCACCATTGAACTGGAAGTTCTCTGTCCAGAGATGCTGCACACAGCTCCAGCTGGAGCATCACCAGCCCAGCCTGGAGATCCTCACCTTCCTGGGGGGCCGACCAGTGCATCACCTTACGAATTCTCTCCTCCCGGGGGTCCTGTGCCGCTTTCTGTGTTGATTCTCAGCCtgctggttctgtttttctcagcAGTCTTTGTTACTGCAGGCCTCTTTGCCTACGTGCTCCGACGGCGCCGGAAGAAGCTGCCCTTTAGAAGCAAGCGACAGGAAGGTGTGGACCTTACTGGAATCCAGATGCAATGCCACCGCCTTTTTGAGgatggtggaggaggtggaggtggaagtggAGGTGGTGGTCGACCCAATCTTTCCTCCCCAGAAAAGGCCCCTCCTGTGGGTCACGTATATGAGTACATCCCCCACCCAGTTACCCAGATGTgcaacaatcccatttacaagcCTCGcgaggaggaggaagtggctgTTGCATCAGTCCAGGAGGCAGGGAGTGCAGAGCGCGGAGGTGCCGGGACACAACCACCAGGAATGGGGGAGGTCCTCCTAGGAAGTGAGCAGTTTGCTGAAACACCCAAGGAGAACCACAGCAACTACCGGACCttgctggaaaaagaaaaggagtggGCCCTGGCAGTATCCAGCTCCCAGCTGAACACCATAGTGACGGTGAATCATcatcaccctcaccctcaccaccCAGCAGTGGGTGGGGTTTCAGGGGTAGTTGCAGGAACTGGGGGAGACATGGCTGGGTTCTGCCACCACGAGAAGAATGGTGGGGTGGTGCTGTTTCCTCCCGGGGGAGGCTGTGGTGGTGGCAGCATATTACTAGACCGAGAGAGGCCACAGCCAGCCCCCTGCTCAGTGGGGTTCGTGGACTGTCTCTATGGCACAGTGCCCAAGTTAAAGGAACTGCACGTCCACCCTCCTGGCATGCAATACCCAGACTTACAGCAGGATGCCAGGCTTAAGGAAACCCTTCTCTTCTCAGCTGGAAAGGGCTTCACAAACCACCAAACCCAAAAAAGTGATTACCTCGAGTTAAGGGCCAAACTTCAAACCAAGCCGGATTACCTCGAAGTCCTGGAGAAGACAGCATATAGGTTCTGA